In a single window of the Lebetimonas sp. JH292 genome:
- a CDS encoding alanine--glyoxylate aminotransferase family protein, which yields MILATPGPVEIPYFVRETFLKETIHHRTPEFKQILLDTLERFKKVTHLPEAVFLTSSGSGAMEAAVTNIVKQKALTVNAGKFGERWGKICNAFNIPFREIKYDWDTPAAADDIVAAVEEDEEIDSIFIQICESAGGLRHPVEEIAAEVKLINPDIIIVADAITAMGVEDIDTANIDVLVGGSQKAFMLPPGLAMLGFSEKAVERIGSGKGFYFNLANEIKKQREGSTSFTPATSLVIALNEVLKKLEKIGFEKHYETTAKRHSALLAAIEEIGLTVFPQVPAPSMAAVYSEKVEEIRKILKEKYEINVAGGQDFMKGKLFRINNMGIIEENKMEYIVNSLELALDELGIRKYDGSALRTYTEERK from the coding sequence ATGATTTTAGCAACACCGGGACCTGTTGAAATCCCTTATTTTGTAAGGGAAACTTTTTTAAAAGAGACAATACACCACAGAACGCCTGAATTTAAACAGATTCTGCTTGATACTCTTGAAAGATTCAAAAAAGTGACCCATCTGCCCGAAGCCGTATTTTTAACAAGTTCCGGAAGCGGGGCTATGGAGGCGGCTGTAACAAACATTGTAAAACAAAAAGCCCTAACAGTAAATGCCGGAAAATTCGGTGAAAGATGGGGAAAAATCTGCAATGCGTTTAATATCCCTTTCAGGGAAATAAAATATGACTGGGATACCCCTGCTGCGGCAGATGATATTGTTGCAGCTGTCGAGGAAGATGAAGAAATAGATTCAATATTTATTCAGATTTGTGAGAGTGCGGGAGGGCTCAGGCATCCGGTTGAAGAAATTGCGGCCGAAGTTAAACTGATAAACCCCGATATCATAATAGTGGCAGATGCTATCACCGCTATGGGGGTTGAAGATATAGATACCGCAAATATCGATGTTTTGGTAGGCGGAAGCCAAAAGGCGTTTATGCTTCCTCCGGGGCTTGCAATGTTAGGTTTCAGTGAAAAAGCCGTTGAAAGGATAGGAAGCGGAAAAGGATTTTATTTTAACCTTGCAAATGAAATAAAAAAACAGCGTGAGGGCTCAACATCTTTTACACCAGCAACAAGTCTGGTTATTGCATTGAATGAAGTGCTTAAAAAATTAGAGAAAATAGGGTTTGAGAAGCATTATGAAACAACGGCTAAAAGACACAGTGCACTGCTTGCGGCTATTGAAGAAATAGGACTTACTGTTTTTCCTCAGGTGCCGGCACCTTCAATGGCTGCGGTTTACAGTGAAAAAGTGGAGGAAATCAGAAAAATATTGAAAGAAAAATATGAAATCAATGTTGCGGGAGGCCAGGATTTTATGAAAGGCAAACTCTTTAGAATCAACAATATGGGAATAATAGAAGAAAATAAAATGGAGTATATTGTTAATTCACTTGAACTTGCTTTAGATGAGCTTGGAATCAGAAAATATGACGGCAGTGCACTCAGAACATATACCGAGGAGAGAAAATAG